In a single window of the Agromyces sp. H17E-10 genome:
- a CDS encoding immunoglobulin-like domain-containing protein, which produces MRDTLMRRVRTGAAAFAAAAALAATGAVTTQAAGAATAPAPLIHYGFDAASSGVVADDSGNGYDGTLRQTGATVADGALNLPGGARTTAGYVEVPTAGLVGKTQLTVSTWLENRTGPANVAAAFIGAPVASGASYSSGYWLLNPTNPSGYVKSVVTNTVSATAPWGTEVGAGSTSAATSGAKTPSGMALYTTVIDGGAGTLTTFVNGSRISQVPIARNVSSFGSSLVAYLGRSTYNDPGWSGSVDDFAVYASALDAATVQQLFAEQALAGATAAVTVPDTATADFALPTSNHGAAISWTSDDDAIAVSGGSATVTRPAAGSPDAEVTLTATFSAGGQTTTRSYPVGVPAQLTDQAKADADAAAIALPVDADDVRTSFSVPTVGADGSAITWAVSSGTAVAELRDGVKPGAATVKVTRSEASTDLVLTATATSGAATATRDFTLTVAAAPTTSADPEAYVWAFFTGEGAGAERVSLAASKGDDALRWNTLNGGEPIFTSTQGTTGLRDPFIIRSHEGDKFYMLATDLKVAGLAGGFTTAQLSGSLGIEVWESTDLVNWSEQRHVQVSTPYAGNTWAPEAYWDDELGRYVVFWASNLYPTTDASSRTAVTYNRMMYATTDDFVTFSEPQIWSDVQRGTGRGLIDSTVAKVDDTYYRFTKDEASMTIREEKSTDLLDTITGSLPGTTGDADEWTLVKEKVATGLPNGEPGGTFTSGEGPNVFPANPGDVNGLDWYLFIDQPDYHAGPNHYIPFGSNDLDDGASWQPLGATLRANLPQNSDGGKPRHGTVLPVTRAEYQQVLEAFAPAVAVAEVAPIEVTTRAGVAPVLPGASLTTADGATKQVGVAWGDVEAADYAAPGTFTVAGVAQDDSRMPVTATVTVTPGVDVAAETRCVAGKVTVIAKSTNHSSESAIVTVSSAYGERMFTLAAGATASTTFSSRLQVVPAGTVTATVEGVATTGAYGGRSC; this is translated from the coding sequence ATGCGCGACACGCTCATGCGACGGGTCCGGACGGGAGCGGCGGCCTTCGCCGCGGCCGCCGCGCTCGCCGCGACCGGGGCCGTCACCACGCAGGCTGCGGGCGCCGCGACGGCGCCCGCCCCGCTGATCCACTACGGCTTCGACGCCGCGAGCTCGGGCGTCGTCGCCGACGACTCGGGCAACGGCTACGACGGCACGCTCAGGCAGACGGGCGCCACCGTCGCCGACGGTGCACTGAACCTGCCCGGCGGCGCCCGCACCACCGCAGGCTACGTCGAGGTGCCGACCGCCGGTCTCGTGGGCAAGACCCAGCTGACCGTGTCGACCTGGCTCGAGAACCGCACGGGTCCGGCGAACGTCGCCGCCGCCTTCATCGGCGCGCCCGTCGCCTCGGGTGCCTCGTACTCGAGCGGCTACTGGCTGCTGAACCCGACGAACCCGAGCGGCTACGTGAAGTCGGTCGTGACGAACACGGTCAGCGCGACCGCGCCGTGGGGCACCGAGGTGGGCGCGGGCTCGACGAGCGCAGCGACCTCGGGCGCGAAGACCCCGTCGGGCATGGCGCTCTACACGACCGTCATCGACGGCGGCGCGGGCACCCTGACGACCTTCGTGAACGGCAGCCGGATCAGCCAGGTGCCGATCGCCCGCAACGTGTCGTCGTTCGGTTCGAGCCTCGTCGCGTACCTCGGCCGGTCGACCTACAACGACCCCGGCTGGAGCGGTTCGGTCGACGACTTCGCGGTCTACGCGTCGGCACTCGACGCAGCAACCGTGCAGCAGCTCTTCGCCGAGCAGGCGCTCGCGGGCGCCACGGCGGCCGTCACCGTGCCCGACACGGCGACGGCCGATTTCGCACTGCCGACCTCGAACCACGGCGCGGCGATCAGCTGGACGAGCGACGACGACGCGATCGCCGTGTCGGGTGGATCCGCGACCGTGACCCGTCCCGCGGCCGGCTCCCCCGACGCCGAGGTGACGCTCACCGCGACCTTCAGCGCCGGCGGGCAGACCACGACCCGCAGCTACCCCGTCGGCGTCCCCGCGCAACTGACCGACCAGGCGAAGGCCGACGCGGATGCCGCAGCCATCGCTCTCCCGGTCGACGCCGACGACGTGCGCACGAGCTTCTCGGTGCCGACCGTCGGGGCCGACGGCTCGGCGATCACGTGGGCCGTGTCTTCGGGCACGGCCGTCGCCGAACTCCGCGACGGCGTGAAGCCGGGCGCGGCGACCGTGAAGGTCACCCGCTCCGAGGCATCCACCGATCTCGTGCTCACCGCGACCGCGACGAGCGGTGCGGCCACCGCGACCCGCGACTTCACGCTCACCGTGGCGGCCGCGCCGACCACCTCGGCCGACCCCGAGGCCTACGTCTGGGCGTTCTTCACGGGCGAGGGCGCCGGTGCCGAGCGCGTGAGCCTCGCGGCCTCCAAGGGCGACGATGCGCTGCGGTGGAACACGCTCAACGGCGGCGAGCCGATCTTCACGTCGACGCAGGGCACGACGGGCCTGCGCGACCCGTTCATCATCCGCTCGCACGAGGGCGACAAGTTCTACATGCTCGCCACCGACCTCAAGGTCGCCGGTCTCGCCGGCGGCTTCACGACCGCGCAGCTGTCAGGCTCGCTCGGCATCGAGGTGTGGGAGTCGACCGACCTCGTGAACTGGTCGGAGCAGCGGCACGTGCAGGTCTCGACGCCGTACGCGGGCAACACGTGGGCGCCCGAGGCGTACTGGGACGACGAGCTCGGCCGGTACGTCGTGTTCTGGGCGTCGAACCTCTACCCGACGACCGACGCGTCGTCGCGCACGGCGGTCACCTACAACCGCATGATGTACGCGACGACCGACGACTTCGTCACGTTCTCGGAGCCGCAGATCTGGTCGGACGTGCAGCGCGGCACCGGCCGCGGCCTGATCGACTCGACGGTCGCGAAGGTCGACGACACGTACTACCGGTTCACGAAGGACGAGGCGTCGATGACGATCCGCGAGGAGAAGTCGACCGACCTGCTCGACACGATCACCGGCTCGCTGCCCGGCACGACGGGCGACGCCGACGAGTGGACGCTCGTCAAGGAGAAGGTCGCCACCGGCCTGCCGAACGGCGAGCCCGGCGGCACGTTCACGAGCGGCGAGGGGCCCAACGTCTTCCCCGCGAACCCCGGTGACGTGAACGGTCTCGACTGGTACCTGTTCATCGACCAGCCCGACTACCACGCCGGCCCGAACCACTACATCCCGTTCGGGTCGAACGACCTCGACGACGGAGCATCCTGGCAGCCGCTCGGAGCGACGCTGCGCGCGAACCTGCCGCAGAACAGCGACGGCGGCAAGCCGCGCCACGGCACCGTGCTGCCGGTGACCCGCGCCGAGTACCAGCAGGTGCTCGAGGCGTTCGCCCCGGCGGTCGCGGTCGCAGAGGTCGCGCCGATCGAGGTCACCACCCGCGCCGGCGTCGCGCCCGTGCTGCCCGGCGCTTCGCTCACCACCGCCGACGGTGCCACGAAGCAGGTCGGCGTCGCCTGGGGCGACGTCGAGGCGGCCGACTACGCGGCGCCCGGAACCTTCACGGTCGCGGGCGTCGCACAGGACGATTCGCGGATGCCGGTGACGGCCACCGTCACGGTGACCCCGGGTGTCGACGTCGCGGCCGAGACCCGCTGCGTCGCCGGCAAGGTCACGGTGATCGCGAAGTCGACCAACCACTCGTCGGAGAGCGCGATCGTCACGGTCTCGTCGGCCTACGGCGAGCGCATGTTCACGCTCGCGGCCGGTGCAACCGCGTCGACGACGTTCTCGAGCCGCCTGCAGGTCGTGCCCGCCGGCACGGTCACGGCGACGGTCGAGGGTGTCGCGACCACCGGTGCGTACGGGGGTCGCTCGTGCTGA
- a CDS encoding immunoglobulin-like domain-containing protein: MRPTAETSPPRSRRLIAAGLAGALTAGLCLATPLSATASDEASATAGAAADLPAVTAHYDMTHAGSQLLDISGNGRNATLTGLTDASFADADGDAVLRFRKDGYAALPKGLVTGTDNDFTVEYTVQTQTAANQFGWVIGDGVGAWNTTALGNHIFVNPRSGETAYAGAVLSGIRVKTGTSNGEVRLPNGGGLNPGFTTLTMVGSGNTLTLYRDGVQISTTTHTYSLSSIIPSGTTLGYLGRSLYSPDPLLQADVTDVKVWDVALSQAQLAESMPTAAAKAASTEALLRADLLPTVLGANPSADQVSKNLTFPASSNGVALTWASENTAVISNTGVVSRTITTDTPVTVTATTASGAEIVFEFTVFAPNPSADLDAITLASRTTENLPLITTGTVDGAAITWTSSDPALVTPTDPDYAAPAVGSADPFAGGGIVDRPAYGSGDEQVTLTAHAVLGENSVERSFTVTVAERTRQAPDAGYAAAYFKSDGDEKIYQAATSGNDFFTFSPVNGGAAVITSTSDTTGLRDPFILRSHDGDKYYLLATDLCISCGTGWGPAQSAGSLKIEVWESVDLVHWTRTNDGDSGITVNQPAAGMTWAPEAYWDDELQSYVVFFASRLYSDASHTNADKLYARMFQVLTRDFTTFTAPPTSWQDTGYARIDSTVTKIGDYYYRFTKNEESGAAGTLEAGKDIFLERSKVLTAPTTSSDWNADPATTWQLTDTRMTSLETGQSGEGPEIIELNEGDPNNATGDGYVFLVDNYGAGGYRAFVTSGDAIASSSQSDRLSKRADWNVRPVGGLPASPRHGAFVSVPQTVLTAMHDWTGITAVGSTTALSADGREVTAEVSAADGGEVAGTVTFTGGTWSETVALDDASASATVPAGVTSVTAVYDGYADGLVATSTSAAVAVTGDLELSATTTTRCVAGKVQLVVAAHNGDTQRADVVITTPYGTKALSLAAGATTSAVFSTRAASITAGSLTLTGTGSGGAAFEGTFPTPAANCG; this comes from the coding sequence ATGCGACCCACCGCCGAAACCTCTCCGCCGCGTTCTCGACGGCTCATCGCCGCCGGCCTCGCCGGTGCGCTCACCGCCGGGCTCTGCCTCGCGACACCCCTCTCGGCGACCGCCTCCGACGAGGCATCCGCAACGGCCGGGGCAGCCGCAGACCTGCCCGCCGTCACCGCCCACTACGACATGACCCACGCGGGCAGCCAGCTGCTCGACATCTCGGGCAACGGCCGCAACGCCACCCTCACGGGCCTCACCGACGCGTCGTTCGCCGACGCCGACGGCGACGCCGTGCTGCGCTTCAGGAAGGACGGCTACGCCGCCCTGCCGAAGGGGCTCGTCACCGGCACCGACAACGACTTCACGGTCGAGTACACCGTGCAGACCCAGACCGCGGCCAACCAGTTCGGTTGGGTGATCGGCGACGGCGTCGGCGCCTGGAACACCACCGCGCTCGGCAACCACATCTTCGTGAATCCGCGTTCGGGCGAGACGGCGTACGCCGGCGCGGTGCTCTCGGGCATCCGCGTGAAGACGGGCACGAGCAACGGCGAGGTGCGCCTGCCCAACGGCGGCGGCCTCAACCCGGGCTTCACGACGCTCACGATGGTGGGCAGCGGCAACACGCTCACGCTCTATCGCGACGGCGTGCAGATCTCGACCACCACGCACACGTACTCGCTCAGCTCGATCATCCCGAGCGGCACGACCCTCGGCTACCTCGGCCGCTCGCTGTACTCGCCCGACCCGCTGCTGCAGGCCGACGTCACCGACGTCAAGGTGTGGGACGTCGCCCTCAGCCAGGCGCAGCTCGCCGAGTCGATGCCCACGGCGGCCGCCAAGGCGGCGTCGACCGAGGCGCTGCTGCGGGCCGACCTGCTGCCGACGGTGCTCGGCGCGAACCCCTCGGCCGACCAGGTGTCGAAGAACCTGACGTTCCCGGCCTCGTCGAACGGGGTGGCGCTCACCTGGGCCTCCGAGAACACGGCGGTCATCTCGAACACGGGCGTCGTCTCGCGCACGATCACGACCGACACCCCGGTCACCGTGACGGCCACGACGGCGAGCGGCGCGGAGATCGTGTTCGAGTTCACGGTGTTCGCCCCGAACCCGTCGGCCGACCTCGACGCGATCACGCTCGCGTCGCGCACGACCGAGAACCTGCCGCTCATCACGACGGGCACGGTCGACGGCGCCGCGATCACCTGGACGAGCTCCGACCCCGCGCTCGTCACCCCGACCGACCCCGACTACGCGGCCCCCGCCGTGGGCTCGGCCGACCCGTTCGCCGGCGGCGGCATCGTCGACCGGCCCGCCTACGGCTCGGGCGACGAGCAGGTCACCCTCACCGCGCACGCCGTGCTCGGCGAGAACTCGGTCGAGCGGTCGTTCACGGTCACGGTCGCCGAGCGCACACGACAGGCACCCGATGCCGGGTACGCCGCCGCCTACTTCAAGAGCGACGGCGACGAGAAGATCTACCAGGCCGCGACCTCGGGCAACGACTTCTTCACCTTCTCGCCGGTCAACGGCGGCGCCGCGGTGATCACCTCGACGAGCGACACCACGGGCCTGCGCGACCCGTTCATCCTGCGCTCGCACGACGGCGACAAGTACTACCTGCTCGCCACCGACCTCTGCATCAGCTGCGGCACCGGCTGGGGCCCTGCCCAGTCGGCCGGCAGCCTCAAGATCGAGGTGTGGGAGTCGGTCGACCTCGTGCACTGGACCCGCACGAACGACGGCGACTCGGGCATCACCGTCAACCAGCCGGCCGCGGGCATGACCTGGGCGCCCGAGGCGTACTGGGACGACGAGCTGCAGTCGTACGTCGTGTTCTTCGCCTCGCGCCTCTACTCCGACGCGTCGCACACGAACGCCGACAAGCTCTACGCGCGGATGTTCCAGGTGCTGACCCGTGACTTCACGACGTTCACCGCCCCGCCGACGAGCTGGCAGGACACCGGGTACGCCCGCATCGACTCGACCGTCACGAAGATCGGCGACTACTACTACCGGTTCACGAAGAACGAGGAGAGCGGCGCGGCCGGCACTCTCGAGGCCGGCAAGGACATCTTCCTCGAGCGTTCGAAGGTGCTCACCGCGCCGACCACCTCGTCGGACTGGAACGCCGACCCCGCCACCACCTGGCAGCTCACCGACACCCGCATGACGAGCCTCGAGACCGGCCAGTCGGGCGAGGGGCCCGAGATCATCGAGCTCAACGAGGGCGACCCGAACAACGCCACCGGCGACGGCTACGTGTTCCTCGTCGACAATTACGGCGCCGGCGGCTACCGCGCGTTCGTGACGAGCGGTGACGCGATCGCCTCGAGCTCGCAGTCCGACCGGCTCTCGAAGCGCGCCGATTGGAACGTGCGGCCCGTCGGCGGCCTGCCCGCGAGCCCGCGGCACGGCGCCTTCGTGAGCGTGCCGCAGACGGTGCTCACCGCGATGCACGACTGGACCGGGATCACCGCCGTCGGCTCGACCACCGCACTCTCGGCCGACGGCCGCGAGGTCACCGCCGAGGTCTCCGCGGCCGACGGCGGCGAGGTCGCCGGCACGGTCACCTTCACGGGCGGCACGTGGAGCGAGACGGTCGCCCTCGACGACGCCTCGGCGAGCGCGACCGTTCCCGCCGGCGTCACGAGCGTGACCGCGGTGTACGACGGCTACGCCGACGGCCTCGTCGCGACGTCGACCTCGGCCGCCGTCGCCGTGACGGGCGACCTCGAGCTCTCCGCGACCACGACGACGCGCTGCGTCGCCGGCAAGGTGCAGCTCGTCGTGGCCGCGCACAACGGCGACACCCAGCGCGCCGACGTCGTGATCACCACCCCGTACGGCACGAAGGCGCTCTCGCTCGCGGCCGGCGCGACGACCTCGGCCGTCTTCTCGACCCGCGCCGCCTCGATCACCGCGGGCTCCCTCACCCTCACCGGCACCGGCTCCGGCGGAGCCGCGTTCGAGGGCACCTTCCCCACCCCCGCCGCGAACTGCGGCTGA